One region of Paraburkholderia acidiphila genomic DNA includes:
- a CDS encoding alpha-D-ribose 1-methylphosphonate 5-triphosphate diphosphatase, with protein sequence MLIKNARIVTRDEVFTGTLSVEDGKIRDISRGSTAAPEAEDWEGDFLLPGLVELHTDNLEKHLAPRPGVHWNTDAAFVIHDAQIAAAGITTVFDALAIGTRLAVGVRGRDVQLASANALQRFSERNLLRAEHFLHLRCEIATEDVIELFDTLSGHPLLRLASVMDHTPGQRQWHDREQWRKFQERHGKWTDEQTNTMLAEMATEQERYADAHRLEIVQRCRVRGIPLASHDDTLVEHVEQAAAEGIVLAEFPTTRVAAEEAKKRGIATIMGAPNVVRGGSHSGNVSALELAQADLLDILSSDYVPSSLLTAAFDLVTKADWTLPRALATVSWEPASKSGLHDRGAIEPGLRADFVRVTMLDTLPVPRATWRSGVRVV encoded by the coding sequence CAAGATCCGCGACATCTCGCGCGGCTCGACCGCCGCGCCCGAAGCCGAAGACTGGGAAGGCGACTTCCTGCTGCCCGGCCTCGTCGAACTGCACACCGACAACCTCGAAAAGCACCTCGCGCCGCGCCCCGGCGTGCACTGGAACACCGACGCCGCATTCGTCATTCACGACGCGCAGATCGCCGCCGCCGGCATCACCACGGTCTTCGACGCGCTCGCCATCGGCACGCGCCTCGCCGTGGGCGTGCGTGGCCGCGACGTGCAGCTCGCGAGCGCCAACGCGCTCCAGCGCTTTTCCGAGCGCAACCTGCTGCGCGCCGAGCACTTCCTGCATCTGCGCTGCGAAATCGCCACCGAGGACGTGATCGAGCTGTTCGACACGCTGAGCGGCCACCCGCTGCTGCGCCTCGCCTCGGTGATGGACCACACGCCGGGCCAGCGCCAGTGGCACGACCGCGAACAGTGGCGCAAATTCCAGGAGCGCCACGGCAAGTGGACCGACGAGCAGACGAACACCATGCTCGCCGAAATGGCCACCGAGCAGGAGCGCTACGCCGACGCGCACCGCCTCGAAATCGTGCAGCGCTGCCGCGTGCGCGGCATCCCGCTTGCGAGCCACGACGACACGCTCGTGGAGCACGTCGAGCAGGCCGCCGCCGAAGGCATCGTGCTCGCCGAATTCCCGACCACGCGCGTCGCCGCCGAGGAAGCGAAAAAGCGCGGCATCGCGACGATCATGGGTGCGCCGAACGTGGTGCGCGGCGGCTCGCACTCGGGCAACGTCTCGGCGCTCGAACTCGCGCAGGCCGACCTGCTCGACATCCTCTCGTCCGACTACGTGCCGTCGAGCCTCCTGACCGCCGCGTTCGACCTCGTGACCAAGGCCGACTGGACGCTGCCGCGCGCGCTTGCCACGGTCTCGTGGGAACCCGCCAGCAAGTCTGGCCTGCACGACCGCGGCGCGATCGAGCCGGGCCTGCGCGCGGACTTCGTGCGCGTGACGATGCTCGACACGCTGCCAGTGCCGCGCGCGACGTGGCGCTCGGGTGTGCGCGTGGTCTGA